CACCTCTTCACATCAACGCCCCCTGGATTTCTCCCTTTTCAGACTATTATACATCACCCAAGTCACCAGCCATCAGAAAACTTGGCGGGTAGCCCCGTCCCCTCGTCGGGAAAAGAAACCTCCCAAGCGGCGGAATCGACTGCCTGCATGGGAGGATAGCATGTTACCGGCGAAATGATCTGCCCAGCTTGATTTTCTCCGCGACGCGAGCGAGCACGACCTCCACGGAAGCGGTGTCTTCGACGACGTCGTACTCGTTGATATTGATGCGCAGGACCGGGCAGGTGGAGAATTGGCTGATCCACTCCTCGTATCGGTTGTACAAATCCCGCCAATACTCGGTCGGTGTCTGCTGCTCCATCGGCCGTCCCCGCTCACGGACCCGCTCGATGATATCCTCGAAGCTGCCTTCCAGATAAATCAGCACATCGGGATGGGGAAAGTACGGGGTCATGACCATGGCTTCGAACAACTGCGTATATGTATGATAATCCTCTTTTGTCATATGGCCCTGCTCAAACAGCATGCGGGCAAATATCCCGGTATCCTCGTAAATCGAACGGTCCTGGACAAAGCCGCCCCCGTATTCAAACATCCGCTTCTGTTCCTTAAACCGCTCAGCGAGGAAAAATACCTGCAAGTGAAAGCCCCAGCGGGAGAGATCCTCGTAAAACTTCCCCAGGTACGGGTTGTTATCCACTTTCTCTACAGATACGCGAAAGCCGAGCAAATCAGCCAGAGCGTAGGTGAAGGTGGACTTGCCTACCCCGACGGTCCCGCCGATGGTGATCACCGCATTGCTGGGTATCCCGTATTTTTCGCGAAGATGGCTATTTTTAAAACCTGACATGAACGTAACCCCTATCTACCAAATAATCAATTGCAGCCTTGTCCGGCCTATTCTTTGCGCAAAGCATCCATATACGGCTGGATTTGTTTCAACACCCCTTGGAGATCTTCCGGCCGATGGACGAAATCCAGGTCGTCGCACTGAAGCTTGATCACGGGAATATGCGGATGGCGCTGTTCAAACGCTTCCATAAATTCGTTGTAGTCGGCGATCAGATTCTCCATGTAGCCCACATCCATGTTCCGTTCCACATCGCGGTCGCGCATGGCGATCCGCTTCATGACGGTGTCGATGGATGCTGTCAGATAGATCACCAGATTAGCTTCAGGCAAGCCTTCGGTGAGGATGTCGTAAATGCGCAGGTACTTGGGCAAGTTCTCCCCATCCAGCGTCCGTCTGGCAAAGATCGTATTCTTGAAAATATTATAATCCGCTACGACCGAAACGCCCTGACGCAAATAGTCCCGATGGATGTCCTGCAGCTGCTTGTACCGGTTGCAGAGAAAAAACATCTCCAGCTGGAAGCTCCATTCGGCAATATTTTCATAAAATTT
This sequence is a window from Brevibacillus composti. Protein-coding genes within it:
- a CDS encoding deoxynucleoside kinase; the protein is MSGFKNSHLREKYGIPSNAVITIGGTVGVGKSTFTYALADLLGFRVSVEKVDNNPYLGKFYEDLSRWGFHLQVFFLAERFKEQKRMFEYGGGFVQDRSIYEDTGIFARMLFEQGHMTKEDYHTYTQLFEAMVMTPYFPHPDVLIYLEGSFEDIIERVRERGRPMEQQTPTEYWRDLYNRYEEWISQFSTCPVLRININEYDVVEDTASVEVVLARVAEKIKLGRSFRR
- a CDS encoding deoxynucleoside kinase, which translates into the protein MKPIFVTIEGPIGIGKTSLSRELSKAFELNLLEEIVYENPFLGKFYENIAEWSFQLEMFFLCNRYKQLQDIHRDYLRQGVSVVADYNIFKNTIFARRTLDGENLPKYLRIYDILTEGLPEANLVIYLTASIDTVMKRIAMRDRDVERNMDVGYMENLIADYNEFMEAFEQRHPHIPVIKLQCDDLDFVHRPEDLQGVLKQIQPYMDALRKE